Proteins co-encoded in one Oncorhynchus keta strain PuntledgeMale-10-30-2019 chromosome 36, Oket_V2, whole genome shotgun sequence genomic window:
- the erlin1 gene encoding erlin-1, whose translation MTMTHVGAVVGAVTAVMAILLHSSIHKIEEGHLAVYYRGGALLTSPNGPGYHIMMPFLTTYRSVQTTLQTDEIKNVPCGTSGGVMIYFDRIEVVNMLVPSSVVDTVKNYTADYDKTLIFNKIHHELNQFCSVHTLQEVYIELFDIIDENLKIALQKDLNSMAPGLTIQAVRVTKPKIPEAIRRNFELMEGEKTRLLVTVQTQKVVEKEAETERKKAVIEAQKVAEVAQIHFQQKVMEKETEKRISEIEDTAFLAKMKARADAEYYTAAKFAEANRLKLTPEYLELMKYQAIAANSKIYFGQDIPNMFVEGHSPTQDPEPPKASEQARH comes from the exons ATGACGATGACTCACGTGGGGGCAGTAGTTGGTGCAGTAACTGCAGTGATGGCCATCCTGCTGCACTCCTCCATTCACAAGATAGAGGAGGGACACCTAGCTGTTTACTACAG AGGAGGAGCTTTGCTAACTTCACCCAACGGCCCTGGATACCACATTATGATGCCCTTTCTTACCACCTACAGATCAGTACAG ACGACTCTTCAAACTGATGAGATAAAGAACGTGCCTTGTGGAACTAG TGGGGGAGTGATGATCTACTTTGACCGTATAGAGGTGGTCAACATGCTGGTGCCCTCATCTG tgGTGGACACAGTGAAGAACTATACAGCTGATTATGACAAAACTCTAATTTTCAACAAGATTCACCACGAACTCAACCAATTCTGCAGCGTACACACTTTACAGGAGGTCTACATTGAGCTGTTTG ACATCATTGATGAGAACCTGAAAATCGCTCTGCAGAAAGACCTAAACTCTATGGCGCCTGGACTGAcgatacag GCTGTCCGAGTCACCAAGCCCAAAATCCCAGAGGCCATCAGGAGAAACTTTGAGCTCAT ggagggggagaagactcGTCTGTTGGTAACAGTTCAGACTCAGAAGGTTGTGGAGAAAGAAGCTGAGACTGAGAGGAAGAAAGCCGTCATCG AGGCTCAGAAGGTGGCTGAAGTAGCACAGATTCATTTCCAACAGAaggtgatggagaaagagactGAGAAGAGGATCTCTGAAAtagagg ACACTGCTTTCTTGGCAAAAATGAAGGCCAGGGCTGATGCAGAGTATTATACAGCCGCTAAGTTTGCTGAAGCTAACAGG TTGAAGTTAACACCCGAGTACCTTGAGTTGATGAAGTACCAGGCGATAGCAGCCAACAGTAAGATCTACTTCGGCCAGGACATCCCTAACATGTTTGTCGAGGGACACAGCCCTACCCAGGACCCTGAGCCCCCGAAAGCCTCTGAACAGGCCAGACACTAA